The following proteins are co-located in the Tachysurus vachellii isolate PV-2020 chromosome 17, HZAU_Pvac_v1, whole genome shotgun sequence genome:
- the st14b gene encoding ST14 transmembrane serine protease matriptase b: MESLGNGTKDSLKSPDDLLDPSAQFLPTSDAKKVKKKRLTVRIVLVIILIILAAVAALLTGVLVWNFHLRTDVRIKKVFAGSLTVSNLRFIDPYEDGNSAHFNDLASDLSKQMKKMYSNVPLLFKYYVSSSVKAFSESSDGMVIAYYISEFGVPEAQVSAVDEAIESFLRTMGPGQTRRLSLKPTNDLLINNMMSAAVDPRLVNSTLKGHHKKSHHSRAGETDIIQSPGFPDSPYSSNTYAEWQLRADPNHRLRLEFTVVDLENDCRNDFIRVYDSLIPSESHVMAEKCGTSTLGEQLVFLSSGNVMLVTLVTNEENNFPGFRAKYSQVPAEIQACGGKLTGMKGTFTSPGFPSSYPPQAQCVWNIKVPEGKHIIINFNKFSLTDPGQSPDNCTKDYLEVNGNRMCGEKFEIIPLVIKTDKADIKFFSDMSYVDKGFSAEFEAFIPFDRCSEKFHCENDACVSPKLRCDGYDDCGDMSDEKNCVCDESQIRCKNGVCKPKYWHCDGVNDCGDNTDEENCGYCKAGEEACRNGRCISEQKKCDGHNDCEDGTDESMCTKSIVLTCSEFTFKCKNNMCISKQNPECDGHIDCEDGSDEEGCECGMRPYQSSQIVGGEAAREGSWPWQVSLHLQGRAHVCGASLISNLWLITAAHCIQETDRYSWPEEWDVYLGLHSQSETNTANTVQKGVKQIICHPEYNPPQHNNDIALMELDSPVTLSQYIWPICLPSATQVLPTGQSVWITGWGKTKEEGQLATVLQEAEVRIINETVCSQLIENELTPQMICAGILTGGVDACQGDSGGPMSFVDPISGRSFLVGVVSWGEGCGRKGKPGIYTRVTKYRSWIREESGV; the protein is encoded by the exons ATGGAGTCTCTCGGGAATGGAACTAAAGACAGCCTGAAATCCCCG GATGACCTCTTGGACCCATCAGCGCAATTTCTCCCTACATCTGATGCTAAGAAGGTAAAGAAGAAGAGATTAACTGTGAGAATTGTCTTAGTAATCATCCTGATCATACTGGCAGCAGTGGCTGCACTGTTAACAGGTGTACTCGTGTGGAACTTCCATT TGAGAACCGATGTAAGAATTAAGAAGGTCTTTGCTGGTTCTCTGACAGTCTCCAATCTGAGATTTATagacccatatgaggatggcaACAGTGCTCATTTTAATGATCTGGCCTCTGACCTCTCCAAACAA atgaaaaaaatgtacagcaATGTGCCATTACTCTTCAAATATTATGTCAGCTCCAGTGTTAAAGCATTCAG TGAATCCAGTGATGGCATGGTTATAGCCTACTACATATCTGAGTTCGGTGTGCCAGAGGCTCAGGTATCTGCTGTGGATGAAGCCATTGAGTCGTTCTTGCGTACCATGGGGCCAGGACAAACACGGAGGCTGTCACTCAAGCCAACCAACGATCTGCTTATTAACAATATGATGTCTGCAG CTGTTGATCCTCGCTTGGTTAATTCAACTTTGAAAG GTCACCACAAGAAATCCCACCACTCTCGTGCGGGTGAGACGGACATCATCCAGTCTCCAGGCTTTCCTGACTCTCCCTACTCCTCTAACACCTACGCCGAGTGGCAGCTCCGTGCCGACCCCAACCACAGGCTTCGGCTGGAGTTTACAGTGGTAGACCTGGAGAATGACTGCCGCAATGATTTCATTAGAGTGTATGATTCTCTTATCCCCAGTGAGAGTCATGTCATGGCAGA gAAATGTGGAACCTCCACACTCGGCGAGCAGCTGGTTTTCCTGTCTTCTGGAAATGTCATGTTAGTTACTCTGGttacaaatgaagaaaataatttcccAGGTTTCAGAGCAAAATACTCTCAAGTGCCTGCAGAAATCCAAG CATGTGGTGGGAAACTAACCGGGATGAAAGGCACCTTTACGTCTCCTGGCTTTCCATCCAGTTATCCTCCTCAGGCCCAGTGTGTTTGGAACATTAAA GTTCCAGAGGGAAAACACATCATAATAAATTTCAACAAGTTTTCACTGACTGATCCAGGACAGAGCCCAGACAACTGTACTAAGGATTACCTGGAGGTCAATGGCAACAG gATGTGTGGAGAAAAATTTGAAATCATACCCCTCGTCATCAAGACAGATAAGGCAGATATAAAATTCTTCTCTGACATGTCTTATGTAGACAAGGGCTTCTCTGCAGAGTTTGAAGCCTTCATACCCTTCGATC GTTGTTCTGAAAAATTCCACTGTGAAAATGATGCCTGCGTTTCTCCGAAGCTTCGGTGTGATGGCTATGATGACTGTGGAGACATGAGTGACGAGAAGAACTGCG TCTGTGATGAGTCTCAAATCAGATGTAAGAACGGCGTCTGCAAACCCAAATACTGGCACTGTGACGGTGTTAATGACTGTGGTGACAATACAGATGAGGAGAACTGTG GTTACTGTAAAGCTGGGGAAGAGGCCTGTCGAAATGGCCGCTGTATCTCAGAGCAGAAGAAGTGTGATGGCCATAATGACTGTGAGGATGGTACAGATGAATCCATGTGCACTAAAT CTATAGTCCTCACTTGCTCCGAGTTTACCTTCAAGTGTAAGAACAACATGTGCATCAGCAAGCAGAACCCAGAATGTGATGGGCACATAGATTGTGAGGATGGTTCAGATGAAGAAGGCTGTG AATGTGGTATGAGGCCATACCAGTCCTCTCAGATTGTGGGTGGTGAGGCGGCCAGGGAAGGCAGTTGGCCGTGGCAGGTTAGTCTTCACCTGCAGGGCAGAGCTCATGTGTGTGGAGCCTCGTTAATCAGCAACCTTTGGCTCATCACAGCTGCACACTGTATACAAGAGACCGACCG ATATTCTTGGCCAGAAGAATGGGATGTCTATCTGGGGCTGCACAGTCAGAGTGAGACCAACACAGCCAACACAGTACAGAAGGGTGTAAAGCAAATCATCTGTCATCCTGAGTACAACCCCCCTCAGCACAATAATGACATCGCTCTGATGGAGCTGGACAGCCCTGTGACCCTCAGCCAGTATATTTGGCCTATCTGCCTACCTTCAGCAACACAAGTGTTACCTACAGGCCAGTCTGTGTGGATCACAGGTTGGGGCAAAACCAAAGAGGAAGGAC AATTGGCAACAGTGCTGCAGGAAGCAGAGGTGCGTATCATCAACGAAACAGTTTGCAGTCAGCTGATAGAAAATGAGCTCACACCTCAGATGATCTGTGCAGGAATTCTGACAGGAGGAGTGGATGCCTGTCag GGTGACTCAGGTGGGCCCATGTCCTTTGTAGACCCGATAAGTGGACGTTCGTTTCTTGTTGGGGTCGTGAGCTGGGGTGAAGGCTGTGGTCGAAAGGGGAAGCCTGGCATTTACACACGGGTCACCAAGTACCGCAGCTGGATCCGAGAGGAGAGTGGGGTATAA
- the LOC132860183 gene encoding odorant receptor 131-2-like — MSGTYNSSTEILFVQQIIQVVLTEGQIMKVIFAILMSIFFICFNVIMVFTLWSKPIFRETPRYILFINMLINDSIQLLFTSMLYIFSLILLQLVTATCAFIVFVSVTTFRNAPLNLAVMSLERYVAICFPLRHAELATQKRTHIAIGVIWFIGSINFIIDLFYVGVMDPKFLTSQILCTRERIFITKWQAEALQAFSIFYFVLVSVIILFTYISILITARSISSNKGSAAKAHKTVLLHLIQLVLCLTSFLYNIIERAAAKVGNSKLILDLQYLNYLFVLILPRCLSPLIYGLRDEAVRPLFIYYFCCATGKRRSTVNVH, encoded by the coding sequence atgtcAGGTACTTATAATAGCAGCACAGAGATTTTGTTTGTACAGCAAATAATTCAGGTTGTGCTGACTGAGGGACAAATAATGAAAGTAATTTTTGCAATACTAATGTCTATATTCTTCATCTGTTTTAATGTCATCATGGTCTTCACTCTTTGGAGCAAGCCTATTTTTAGAGAGACGCCACGCTACATCCTATTTATCAACATGCTCATCAATGACTCGATCCAACTTCTCTTCACTTCCATGCTGTACATTTTCAGTCTAATCTTACTGCAGTTAGTCACGGCTACTTGTGCTTTTATAGTTTTTGTTTCAGTTACAACTTTCCGTAACGCACCTTTAAACCTGGCTGTGATGTCACTAGAGCGTTATGTAGCTATTTGCTTTCCTCTAAGACATGCTGAATTAGCCACTCAGAAAAGGACTCATATTGCTATCGGAGTCATTTGGTTTATTGGTTCTATAAATTTTataattgatttgttttatgttgGAGTGATGGACCCTAAATTTTTGACCTCACAAATTTTGTGTACACGAGAGAGGATTTTCATAACTAAATGGCAAGCAGAAGCTTTACAGGCTTTTAGCATATTCTACtttgtgttagtgtctgtgatCATTCTTTTCACTTATATCAGCATATTGATCACAGCCAGGTCCATTTCATCCAATAAAGGCTCTGCTGCAAAAGCTCACAAGACTGTGCTGCTGCACCTCATTCAGCTGGTGCTGTGCCTCACCTcttttctctacaacattatAGAACGAGCTGCAGCAAAGGTTGGCAATAGTAAACTTATCTTGGACCTGCAATAtctaaactatttatttgtgcTGATCTTACCACGCTGCTTAAGCCCACTCATCTACGGACTGAGAGACGAAGCTGTACGACCATTATTCATCTACTATTTTTGCTGTGCCACAGGCAAACGAAGATCTACTGTCAATGTACATTGA